A DNA window from Impatiens glandulifera chromosome 7, dImpGla2.1, whole genome shotgun sequence contains the following coding sequences:
- the LOC124945477 gene encoding probable polygalacturonase At1g80170 yields MGNLKSFSSSFPSLSTCSLPFLLYSIYLFSNLSFVDCFGSRSLIPQFRNRLRGKVVFHVGDYGAKGDGFHDDTKAIRDVWEKACSFPTTLKVVINFPAERTFLIQPTDFSGPCIGKVTLKIKGSIIAPIDPEAWEGVNPRKWLYFHGIDRLSIEGGGAIDGRGHKWWARSCKMNNTMPCEHAPSALTFYGCNNLKITDLVMINSQQMHLVFTNCMHVTASQLKVIAPASSPNTDGIHISSSIHVQITSAVIETGDDCISIVGNSTRIGIRNIVCGPGHGISIGSLGKNESLVEVRDVMVDGVFLSHTKNGLRIKTWQGGSGSASNITFQNIYMENVSNPIIIDQYYCDSLSPCSNETFAVKVEDVSFMTIRGTSATEAGISFACSDIFPCKNLYLEDIQLVRYQGGLISSFCWQAEGLSSSLVYPPPCFPSVETLGSLKLPTTITSNNPLQSI; encoded by the exons ATGGGAAACTTGAAATCCTTTTCTTCCTCTTTTCCTTCGCTATCAACTTGTTCACTTCCatttttgttatattcaatCTATCTATTTTCAAATCTATCATTTGTTGACTGTTTTGGTTCCCGATCTCTGATTCCACAGTTCAGAAACCGACTCAGAGGTAAGGTTGTGTTTCACGTCGGCGATTATGGCGCAAAAGGAGATGGATTCCATGATGATACTAAG GCTATTAGAGATGTTTGGGAGAAGGCTTGTTCATTCCCAACAACATTAAAAGTTGTAATCAATTTCCCAGCTGAAAGAACATTTCTTATACAACCTACAGATTTCTCTGGTCCATGTATAGGGAAGGTGACCTTGAAG ATCAAAGGTTCTATCATTGCTCCTATAGATCCCGAGGCTTGGGAAGGAGTCAATCCACGAAAATGGCTCTATTTCCATGGGATAGACCGCCTTTCTATTGAAGGAGGAGGTGCAATAGATGGTAGAGGACATAAATGGTGGGCTAGATCTTGCAAGATGAACAATACAATG CCATGTGAACATGCTCCATCG GCATTGACTTTTTATGGATGCAACAACTTGAAGATTACAGATTTGGTGATGATAAACAGCCAACAGATGCACTTGGTATTTACTAACTGTATGCATGTTACAGCATCACAGTTAAAGGTTATAGCACCAGCTTCTAGTCCCAATACAGATGGGATTCACATTAGTTCGTCTATACATGTTCAGATCACGAGTGCTGTCATTGAAACAG GGGACGACTGCATCTCTATAGTCGGTAACTCTACAAGAATAGGGATCCGAAACATAGTATGCGGCCCAGGTCATGGAATTAG CATTGGAAGCTTGGGAAAAAATGAATCGCTTGTAGAAGTGCGTGATGTTATGGTTGACGGGGTTTTCCTTTCTCATACAAAAAATGGGCTGAGGATCAAAACATGGCAG GGTGGTTCTGGTTCTGCAAGCAATATAACTTTCCAGAACATCTATATGGAAAACGTGTCTAATCCAATAATCATAGACCAATATTACTGCGATTCACTCAGTCCATGTTCGAACGAG ACCTTTGCTGTTAAAGTTGAAGATGTATCATTTATGACCATAAGAGGAACCTCGGCTACAGAGGCAGGGATAAGTTTCGCTTGCAGCGATATCTTTCCATGTAAAAACCTCTATCTCGAAGATATCCAACTAGTTCGATATCAAGGAGGGTTAATATCGTCTTTTTGTTGGCAAGCGGAGGGATTAAGTTCGAGTCTCGTTTATCCACCTCCTTGCTTCCCGTCAGTAGAAACCTTAGGTTCGCTTAAACTTCCTACAACCATTACTAGTAACAACCCACTTCAATCAATATAG